Proteins encoded within one genomic window of uncultured Draconibacterium sp.:
- a CDS encoding response regulator transcription factor: protein MEEKSLNIILVEDDLNLGYLLEDFLKSRGVGVTLYRDGEEGFDGFKKRGDFNFCIFDVMLPKMDGFTLARKIKTIEPEIPVVFLTARAMKEDKMKGYDIGADDYITKPFDEDELWCKIVAISKRSDFIQDENETIYQVGAYEFDYENFSLSLDGNIKRLTTREAEVLLMLCKEKKNVVRREQILTAIWGENDYFAGRSLDVFISKLRKYFSGDPSISIENVVKVGYILHC, encoded by the coding sequence ATGGAGGAAAAAAGCTTAAACATTATTTTGGTCGAAGACGACCTGAATCTTGGATATCTGCTGGAGGATTTTTTGAAAAGCCGTGGAGTAGGGGTTACTCTATATCGCGATGGGGAAGAAGGTTTCGATGGTTTCAAAAAAAGAGGAGACTTCAACTTTTGCATATTCGATGTTATGCTTCCCAAAATGGATGGTTTTACGCTGGCAAGGAAGATAAAAACCATTGAGCCCGAAATTCCGGTGGTTTTTCTTACGGCGCGCGCCATGAAGGAGGATAAAATGAAAGGTTACGACATTGGTGCGGACGATTACATTACCAAACCTTTTGATGAGGATGAGTTGTGGTGTAAAATTGTGGCAATCAGTAAACGCAGTGATTTTATCCAGGACGAAAATGAAACTATCTACCAGGTGGGAGCTTACGAATTCGATTATGAAAATTTTTCGCTTAGTTTGGATGGAAATATAAAACGCCTTACAACACGGGAGGCAGAGGTTCTTCTTATGCTTTGCAAAGAGAAAAAGAATGTGGTTCGCCGCGAACAAATATTAACTGCCATTTGGGGAGAGAACGATTATTTTGCCGGACGAAGTCTCGATGTTTTTATTTCGAAACTTAGAAAGTATTTCTCCGGAGACCCTTCAATTTCTATCGAGAATGTGGTGAAAGTGGGTTACATTTTACATTGCTAA
- a CDS encoding HAMP domain-containing sensor histidine kinase, protein MKTVFRKYTFLLAMLIILALLATQIKWIIYSIRFQDKVFEKSVELALSETMSTLTADKPFCKKVKDCLECDTVRLETQLATSGVWQKIHDAIANELKSYDIDLDYEMFILENESEELKTLESDEKGLYYSRCMGGLIGYTGYQLVVEFPSRTRFFFATAGYMFVGSVVLILLLIISLFYLLRIYNRELRIAEHTKELLNNVSHEFKTPLSSIALASNMIRKKRYGTDDEKLGNYAELISKENRKLQNLVESLLRLEAVERNEFDYNREDTAIEDLIKEAASTCEMLLEEKLGQIKYDFQSEGAPVFVDKLHFVNVFVNLLSNAMKYSKRNPNINISTRIENENLVILVKDNGIGIPAKFQKYIFDKYYRVPTGDVHDAKGFGIGLAYVKQIVEAHNGTIIVESTSSEGTVFRIELPVIKA, encoded by the coding sequence GTGAAAACAGTATTTCGGAAATATACATTTTTATTGGCGATGCTTATTATTCTTGCATTGCTGGCTACCCAAATTAAATGGATCATTTATTCCATTCGCTTTCAGGATAAAGTATTCGAGAAAAGTGTTGAATTGGCTTTGAGCGAAACAATGAGTACGCTTACTGCCGATAAGCCCTTTTGTAAAAAAGTAAAAGATTGTTTGGAATGCGACACGGTTCGTTTAGAAACGCAACTAGCAACATCGGGAGTCTGGCAAAAGATACACGATGCCATAGCCAATGAACTCAAATCCTACGATATTGATCTGGATTACGAAATGTTTATTCTCGAGAACGAATCGGAAGAACTTAAAACATTAGAGTCAGACGAAAAGGGATTGTACTATTCCCGCTGTATGGGAGGATTAATAGGATATACCGGTTATCAACTTGTAGTTGAGTTTCCATCGCGGACGCGGTTCTTTTTTGCGACCGCCGGTTACATGTTTGTTGGTTCTGTTGTACTGATCCTTCTATTGATCATTTCGTTGTTTTATTTACTGCGCATCTATAATCGTGAGTTGCGAATTGCAGAGCATACAAAAGAGTTGCTGAATAATGTTAGTCATGAATTTAAAACGCCACTTTCGTCTATTGCTCTGGCTTCGAATATGATTAGAAAGAAACGCTATGGAACAGATGATGAGAAGTTGGGTAATTATGCCGAATTGATATCGAAAGAGAACCGGAAGCTACAGAACCTGGTTGAAAGTTTATTGCGATTGGAAGCGGTGGAACGAAATGAGTTTGATTACAACCGGGAAGATACCGCAATTGAAGATTTAATAAAAGAAGCTGCTTCTACTTGTGAAATGTTACTGGAAGAAAAATTGGGGCAGATTAAATACGATTTCCAGTCAGAAGGAGCTCCGGTTTTTGTCGATAAACTGCACTTTGTAAATGTGTTTGTTAACCTGCTGTCAAATGCAATGAAATACTCGAAACGTAATCCGAATATCAATATCTCAACCCGGATTGAGAACGAGAATCTGGTAATTTTGGTTAAAGATAACGGAATTGGGATACCTGCTAAATTTCAAAAATATATCTTTGATAAGTACTACCGGGTACCAACAGGCGATGTGCACGATGCAAAAGGTTTTGGAATTGGTTTAGCATACGTTAAACAAATTGTTGAAGCACATAACGGAACCATTATAGTAGAGAGTACGAGCAGCGAGGGAACCGTATTTCGCATTGAACTCCCGGTTATAAAAGCATAG
- the hydF gene encoding [FeFe] hydrogenase H-cluster maturation GTPase HydF, whose translation MRAPKSFRLHIGIFGRRNAGKSSILNALTQQDVSIVSDVAGTTTDPVEKPMELLPLGPVLFIDTAGIDDVGALGEKRIAKTLAVFDRTDLGVIVSNFNDWGEYEASLIGEFNERKIPFVVVFNKCDLYKENFELISALDGKKIKLVQTSVIEKTGLLELRQLLLNSAPADFINRPSILGDLVGAGEAAVLVVPIDKEAPKGRLILPQVQSIRDLLDNDAFCMVVKERELREALSRFNKPPKLVVTDSQAFLKVAADTPPEIPLTSFSILFARHQGDLNEMVRGAMAIDQLKTGDKILIAEACSHHPIGEDIGTVKIPRWLTQYVGGKLQIDSTRGHDFPPNISEYKLIIHCGACMWNRREMLSRIMKAKQAGVPITNYGLTIAYSLGIFERALEPFPAALDIYKNGIMK comes from the coding sequence ATGAGAGCACCAAAATCGTTTCGTTTACACATTGGAATTTTTGGCCGCAGAAATGCCGGCAAATCGAGCATTTTAAATGCACTAACACAGCAAGATGTATCAATTGTTTCGGATGTTGCCGGAACAACCACCGACCCGGTTGAAAAGCCAATGGAACTACTTCCATTAGGACCTGTTCTGTTTATCGACACCGCCGGTATCGACGATGTTGGTGCACTTGGCGAAAAACGAATTGCCAAAACACTTGCGGTATTCGACCGAACAGATTTGGGAGTGATTGTCTCGAATTTTAACGATTGGGGAGAATACGAAGCATCATTGATCGGCGAGTTCAACGAACGGAAAATTCCTTTTGTAGTAGTGTTTAATAAGTGCGATCTGTACAAAGAAAATTTCGAGCTAATAAGTGCTTTAGATGGGAAAAAGATAAAACTTGTGCAGACTTCAGTAATCGAAAAAACAGGATTACTCGAGCTCCGGCAGTTATTGCTGAATTCTGCCCCGGCCGATTTTATTAATCGTCCAAGTATTTTGGGCGACCTTGTCGGTGCAGGAGAAGCAGCAGTTTTGGTAGTCCCCATAGATAAAGAAGCGCCAAAGGGCAGACTGATTTTGCCGCAGGTTCAAAGTATTCGCGATTTGCTCGATAACGACGCCTTTTGTATGGTGGTAAAAGAACGCGAATTGCGCGAAGCATTATCGCGATTTAACAAGCCGCCTAAACTGGTAGTTACCGATTCGCAGGCCTTTTTAAAAGTGGCTGCCGACACCCCTCCCGAAATTCCGTTAACATCGTTTTCCATTTTATTTGCGCGCCATCAGGGCGATCTTAACGAAATGGTTCGCGGAGCCATGGCCATCGACCAACTAAAAACCGGTGATAAAATTTTGATTGCAGAAGCCTGCTCGCATCACCCCATTGGAGAAGATATCGGCACCGTAAAAATTCCCCGCTGGCTGACTCAGTATGTTGGTGGAAAATTGCAAATAGACAGTACACGCGGGCACGATTTTCCACCTAATATCTCGGAATACAAGCTCATCATTCATTGCGGAGCCTGCATGTGGAACCGCCGCGAAATGTTGAGCCGTATTATGAAAGCCAAACAAGCGGGAGTTCCAATCACCAACTACGGACTTACAATTGCGTATTCGCTGGGAATCTTCGAACGCGCATTGGAACCATTTCCGGCAGCACTGGACATTTACAAAAATGGAATTATGAAATAG
- the rpsO gene encoding 30S ribosomal protein S15 → MYLTSEKKQELFAKHGQSAQDTGSAEGQIALFSLRINHLTEHLKKNKKDHSTRRALIKLVGKRRSLLDYLIKKDIERYRAIIKELNLRK, encoded by the coding sequence ATGTATTTAACATCAGAAAAAAAACAAGAGCTTTTTGCCAAACATGGCCAATCAGCTCAAGACACTGGTAGTGCAGAAGGTCAGATTGCATTGTTCTCGTTAAGAATTAACCACTTAACAGAGCACCTGAAAAAAAACAAGAAAGACCACAGCACTCGTCGTGCATTGATTAAATTAGTAGGTAAACGTCGTAGCTTACTCGACTACCTCATCAAAAAAGATATCGAACGTTATCGTGCGATTATCAAAGAGTTGAACTTACGTAAGTAA
- a CDS encoding polyribonucleotide nucleotidyltransferase: protein MVNATVKTIELADGRTITIETGKLAKQADGSVVVRMGDTMLLATVVSAKDAKEDVDFMPVSVDYREKFAAAGRFPGGFLKREARPSDEEILVARLVDRALRPLFPEDYHAETAVMISLISSGKDEMPDCLAGLAASAAIAVSDVPFTTPISEVRVARVDGEFVINPTYSQLSEADLDIMVGASYDNIMMVEGEMNEVSEDVMLEAIKVAHDEIKKHCKVQEELAAELGVVKREYCHENNDEELRAQVKADLYEKAYNIAKQQITNKSLRMESFAAVVDEYVEAYLEANAENEELDLVANEKLIRRYYHDVEKEAMRRMILDDAIRLDGRKTNEIRPIWGEVDYLPGAHGSSIFTRGETQSLTSITLGTKMDEKIIDQVTVQGKEKFLLHYNFPPFCVGDPKTPRGTSRREIGHGNLAHRALKKMLPTDSPYVVRIVSDILESNGSSSMATVCAGTMGLMDCGLKIKKPVSGIAMGLITDKGASKYAVLSDILGDEDHLGDMDFKVTGTADGITATQMDIKVDGLPYEVLAEALQQAKEGRLHILGEMLKVIPEVREDFKPNVPRIETVQIPKDMIGAVIGPGGKVIQAIQEETETVIVIEEVDDAGLVQISGAGLEPIEAAKAKIKAITALPEVGEIYQGKVKSVVSFGAFIEIIPGKEGLLHVSEMAWERVENAEDFAKEGEIVEVKLIGVDEKTGKLKLSRKVLLPKPEGYVERPPRENRGPRGDNRRRDDRRGGDRRRDDRRGGDRRDFRPRRDND from the coding sequence ATGGTAAACGCTACAGTTAAAACAATCGAACTTGCCGATGGCAGGACGATTACCATTGAGACCGGCAAATTGGCAAAACAAGCCGATGGTTCGGTAGTGGTTCGAATGGGTGACACCATGTTGCTGGCAACAGTTGTGTCGGCAAAAGATGCTAAAGAAGATGTAGACTTCATGCCGGTATCAGTTGATTACCGCGAAAAATTTGCCGCTGCAGGACGTTTCCCGGGAGGTTTCCTAAAAAGAGAAGCCCGTCCGAGCGATGAAGAAATTTTGGTAGCACGTCTTGTTGACCGTGCTCTCCGTCCACTTTTCCCGGAAGATTACCACGCTGAAACCGCGGTAATGATCTCACTGATCTCATCAGGTAAAGATGAAATGCCAGACTGTCTGGCAGGATTGGCAGCATCAGCAGCAATCGCTGTTTCAGATGTTCCTTTCACTACTCCGATTTCGGAAGTTCGCGTAGCACGCGTTGATGGCGAATTCGTGATCAATCCAACTTACTCTCAATTGTCCGAGGCTGATCTTGACATTATGGTTGGTGCATCGTACGACAACATTATGATGGTTGAAGGCGAAATGAACGAAGTGTCGGAAGATGTAATGTTGGAAGCGATTAAAGTTGCACACGACGAAATTAAAAAGCACTGTAAAGTTCAGGAAGAACTGGCTGCCGAACTGGGAGTTGTAAAACGTGAATACTGTCACGAAAACAACGACGAAGAATTGCGTGCACAGGTAAAAGCCGATCTTTACGAAAAAGCATACAATATTGCAAAACAACAGATCACTAACAAAAGCCTTCGCATGGAGTCTTTTGCTGCTGTTGTTGACGAATATGTTGAAGCTTACCTTGAGGCAAACGCCGAAAACGAGGAACTTGATTTGGTGGCAAATGAAAAATTGATTCGCCGTTACTACCACGACGTAGAAAAAGAAGCTATGCGCCGCATGATTCTTGACGATGCAATTCGTTTGGATGGCCGTAAAACTAACGAAATCCGTCCTATCTGGGGAGAGGTTGATTACCTTCCCGGTGCACACGGATCATCAATTTTCACCCGTGGAGAAACTCAATCGTTAACTTCGATTACTTTGGGTACCAAAATGGACGAAAAAATTATCGACCAGGTAACTGTTCAGGGAAAAGAGAAGTTTTTACTTCACTACAACTTCCCTCCATTCTGTGTTGGCGATCCTAAAACGCCACGTGGAACCAGCCGTCGCGAAATCGGTCACGGAAACCTGGCACACCGCGCATTGAAAAAAATGCTTCCTACAGATTCGCCTTATGTTGTTCGTATTGTTTCTGATATTTTGGAATCAAACGGATCATCATCGATGGCAACTGTTTGTGCCGGAACAATGGGATTGATGGACTGCGGATTGAAAATCAAAAAACCGGTATCGGGTATCGCAATGGGATTGATTACCGATAAAGGTGCTTCAAAATACGCCGTTCTTTCTGACATTTTAGGTGATGAAGACCACTTGGGCGACATGGACTTTAAAGTTACCGGTACTGCCGACGGTATTACCGCTACTCAAATGGATATTAAAGTTGACGGGCTGCCATACGAAGTGCTTGCTGAAGCATTGCAACAGGCAAAAGAAGGCCGTTTACACATTTTGGGCGAAATGCTGAAAGTGATCCCTGAAGTTCGCGAAGACTTTAAACCAAATGTTCCACGTATCGAAACCGTTCAGATCCCTAAAGATATGATCGGTGCGGTAATCGGACCTGGTGGAAAAGTTATTCAGGCTATCCAGGAAGAAACTGAGACTGTAATCGTTATCGAAGAAGTTGACGATGCAGGTTTGGTTCAGATTTCAGGAGCAGGTTTAGAGCCAATTGAAGCTGCAAAAGCAAAAATTAAAGCAATCACTGCACTTCCTGAAGTTGGTGAAATTTACCAGGGTAAAGTAAAATCGGTAGTTTCTTTCGGAGCATTTATCGAGATTATTCCGGGGAAAGAAGGTCTGTTGCACGTATCGGAAATGGCCTGGGAGCGCGTTGAAAACGCTGAAGACTTTGCAAAAGAAGGCGAAATTGTTGAGGTGAAACTGATCGGTGTTGACGAAAAAACCGGTAAACTGAAACTTTCGCGCAAAGTATTGCTTCCAAAACCTGAAGGTTACGTAGAACGTCCACCAAGAGAAAACCGCGGACCTCGTGGCGACAATCGCCGACGCGATGATCGCAGAGGTGGTGACAGAAGACGTGATGACCGCAGAGGTGGCGATCGTAGAGATTTCCGTCCTCGTCGCGATAACGACTAA
- a CDS encoding SoxR reducing system RseC family protein produces MGNWSEELHSKIDEQLKGGRDKDLRFFRIDEFKRNISRVDDFSGNCPECQKAQIDIAEAVDSISQAVNHVGKERRSYDRLITRLSKHMQKEHGFYAPYYFTYLISFFGIIAGSILGYLLMQLNADIKLELFLIGFSICLLPTYVWGHLKDKKLRKEKRLM; encoded by the coding sequence ATGGGCAACTGGTCAGAAGAACTTCACAGTAAAATAGACGAACAACTAAAAGGCGGCAGAGATAAAGACCTGCGCTTTTTCCGGATCGACGAGTTTAAACGCAACATTTCGCGGGTTGATGATTTTTCCGGCAACTGCCCCGAATGCCAAAAGGCCCAGATTGATATTGCTGAAGCAGTTGATTCCATCAGTCAGGCGGTTAACCACGTTGGCAAAGAGCGTCGCAGTTACGATCGGCTGATTACCCGCCTCTCAAAACACATGCAAAAAGAGCACGGTTTTTATGCGCCGTATTATTTCACCTACCTCATTTCTTTCTTTGGAATTATCGCAGGTTCTATTCTTGGCTACCTGCTTATGCAGCTAAATGCCGACATTAAACTCGAACTGTTCCTTATTGGTTTTTCCATCTGTCTGTTGCCAACCTACGTCTGGGGGCACTTAAAAGACAAAAAGCTCAGAAAAGAGAAGCGGCTGATGTAA
- a CDS encoding prolyl oligopeptidase family serine peptidase, with the protein MKNTVLFVLASIVLFACTEQQQKLDYPVTKKGDVKDTYFGVEVADPYRWLEDDHSDETAEWVKAENKVTYGYLNQIPYREELKERLSSIWNYEKVGAPFKEGDWTYFYKNDGLQNQYVVYRFKTGADESTAEVFLDPNTFAEDGTTSLDVLSFSENGKIAAYSISEGGSDWRKIIIMDTDSKAQMGDTLIDVKFTGISWKGDEGFFYSSYDKPEGSQLSAKTDQHKLYYHKLGTAQKEDELIFGGTPEEKHRYVGGGVTDDNRYLVITASISTSGNKLFIKDLTQPNSKLITIIGTDESDTYVIDNVGTKLYLATNLNAPNQRVVTTDVSNPTPENWVDFIPETENVLSPSTGCGYFFAEYMIDAVAKVYQYDYDGKMIREVKLPGVGSVGGFGAKKKDTEMYYTFTNYITPGSIYQYDFETGKSELYRKPAIDFNPNDFESKQVFYTSKDGTKIPMIITYKKGTELNGKNPTILYGYGGFNISLTPSFSVINAVWLEQGGVYAVANLRGGGEYGKKWHDAGTKMQKQNVFDDFIAAAEYLIAENYTSSDYLAIRGGSNGGLLVGAVITQRPDLMKVALPAVGVMDMLRYHTFTAGAGWAYDYGTAEDNKEMFEYLKGYSPVHNVKAGVAYPATLVTTGDHDDRVVPAHSFKFAAELQAKQAGDNPVLIRIETDAGHGAGTPVSKTIEQYADIFGFTLWNMGIKSLAEN; encoded by the coding sequence ATGAAAAACACTGTTTTATTTGTATTGGCATCAATAGTTCTGTTTGCCTGTACTGAACAACAACAAAAATTGGATTATCCTGTGACAAAAAAAGGAGACGTAAAAGACACCTATTTTGGTGTTGAAGTGGCTGACCCGTATCGTTGGCTCGAAGATGACCACTCGGACGAAACTGCCGAATGGGTGAAAGCAGAAAACAAAGTAACTTATGGCTACCTGAACCAGATTCCGTACCGCGAAGAATTAAAAGAAAGACTTTCGTCGATATGGAACTACGAAAAAGTGGGTGCGCCGTTTAAGGAAGGCGATTGGACTTATTTTTATAAAAACGACGGACTGCAAAACCAATATGTAGTTTACCGTTTTAAAACCGGAGCAGATGAATCTACTGCCGAAGTTTTTCTCGATCCTAACACTTTTGCGGAAGACGGAACAACATCGTTAGATGTTTTGAGCTTTTCAGAGAATGGTAAAATTGCCGCTTATTCGATCTCGGAAGGTGGCAGCGACTGGAGGAAAATCATTATTATGGATACCGACTCCAAAGCACAAATGGGCGACACTCTCATTGATGTGAAATTTACCGGTATTTCGTGGAAAGGCGACGAAGGTTTTTTCTACTCGAGCTACGACAAACCCGAAGGCAGCCAGTTGTCGGCGAAAACCGATCAGCATAAATTGTACTACCACAAACTGGGCACCGCTCAAAAAGAAGACGAGCTAATATTTGGTGGAACACCCGAAGAAAAACACCGTTACGTAGGCGGCGGAGTAACCGACGACAATCGATACCTGGTAATTACTGCCAGTATTTCTACCTCGGGCAACAAACTCTTTATAAAAGACCTTACCCAGCCGAATAGTAAATTGATTACCATAATTGGAACCGACGAAAGCGACACTTACGTGATCGACAATGTAGGCACCAAACTATACCTGGCTACCAATTTAAATGCACCTAACCAGAGAGTTGTTACTACCGATGTAAGTAACCCAACTCCTGAAAACTGGGTGGATTTTATTCCTGAAACAGAAAACGTACTTAGCCCGTCAACCGGTTGTGGCTATTTCTTTGCCGAATACATGATCGATGCGGTGGCAAAAGTGTACCAATATGATTACGATGGTAAAATGATTCGCGAAGTGAAATTACCCGGAGTTGGATCTGTTGGTGGTTTTGGTGCCAAAAAAAAGGATACAGAAATGTATTACACCTTCACCAACTACATTACGCCGGGTAGTATTTATCAGTACGATTTTGAAACAGGCAAATCGGAGCTTTACCGCAAACCAGCCATTGATTTTAATCCAAACGATTTTGAAAGCAAACAGGTTTTCTACACTTCGAAAGACGGAACCAAAATTCCGATGATCATTACCTATAAAAAAGGGACTGAACTAAATGGTAAAAATCCGACGATTCTTTACGGTTACGGAGGTTTTAATATTAGCCTTACGCCAAGTTTCTCGGTTATCAACGCTGTCTGGTTAGAGCAAGGCGGTGTTTATGCCGTTGCCAATTTGCGTGGGGGTGGCGAGTACGGTAAAAAGTGGCACGACGCCGGAACAAAAATGCAAAAGCAAAATGTATTCGACGACTTTATTGCCGCTGCGGAATACCTGATTGCTGAAAATTATACATCGAGCGATTACCTGGCCATCCGAGGTGGATCGAACGGCGGACTATTGGTTGGAGCAGTTATAACTCAGCGCCCCGATTTGATGAAGGTGGCACTTCCGGCAGTTGGAGTAATGGATATGTTACGTTACCATACCTTTACTGCAGGGGCAGGTTGGGCTTACGATTACGGCACAGCAGAAGACAACAAAGAAATGTTCGAATATCTGAAAGGTTATTCTCCGGTTCATAACGTAAAAGCAGGCGTTGCTTATCCGGCAACATTGGTAACTACCGGCGATCACGACGACCGTGTTGTTCCGGCACATAGTTTTAAATTTGCTGCCGAATTACAAGCCAAACAGGCTGGCGACAATCCGGTTCTTATTCGCATCGAAACTGATGCAGGGCACGGAGCAGGAACTCCGGTAAGCAAAACCATTGAGCAGTATGCCGATATTTTTGGCTTCACACTTTGGAATATGGGCATTAAATCGCTGGCTGAAAATTAA
- a CDS encoding deoxynucleoside kinase has translation MQFLVIEGNIGAGKSTLSRMIAEDYNAKLVLEQFADNPFLPKFYKDKERYSFPLELSFLADRYNQIKNEVLNLDLFHPFMVADYYFAKTAIFAENTLKKDEYHLFRQIFNIIFESMPKPDLYVYLHSDVNRLMKNIKMRGRDYEQNMDPVYLDKISGGYFNFFKQISSFPILIIDINGIDFVKNPNHYQQLKSAIFDSDFKLGINRMIL, from the coding sequence ATGCAATTTCTGGTGATTGAGGGAAATATTGGAGCCGGCAAATCAACACTTTCGCGAATGATTGCCGAAGATTACAACGCCAAACTGGTGTTGGAACAATTTGCAGATAATCCCTTTTTGCCGAAGTTTTACAAAGACAAGGAACGTTATTCTTTTCCACTGGAACTTTCGTTTTTGGCCGACCGTTACAACCAGATAAAAAACGAAGTGCTCAACCTCGATCTTTTTCATCCGTTTATGGTGGCCGACTACTATTTTGCCAAAACAGCAATTTTTGCCGAAAACACCCTGAAAAAAGACGAGTATCATCTGTTTCGCCAGATTTTCAATATAATTTTTGAATCGATGCCCAAACCTGATTTGTATGTTTATCTCCATTCTGATGTCAACCGGCTGATGAAAAATATAAAAATGCGCGGGCGCGATTATGAACAAAATATGGATCCTGTTTATCTGGATAAAATCAGTGGCGGATACTTTAACTTTTTTAAACAAATTTCCTCCTTCCCTATCCTGATTATAGATATTAACGGCATTGATTTTGTAAAGAATCCCAACCATTATCAACAATTGAAATCGGCCATTTTTGATAGTGATTTTAAATTAGGAATAAACCGTATGATATTGTGA
- a CDS encoding dipeptidase, translating into MEYINKYVEENKDRFLEELFGLIRIPSISSIAAHKPDMYKAAEYWKKTLLEAGADKAGIFETAGNPVTYGEKIIDPTLPTVLVYGHMDVMPVDPIDLWDTPPFEPEIRDGKIYARGADDDKGQSMMHAKAFELMVKTNTLPCNVKFMIEGEEEIGSPTLGLWCEQNKEMLKADIILVSDTSLLAADIPSITTGLRGLAYWQVEVTGPNRDLHSGIFGGAVANPINVLCSMIDQMVDENGTITIPGFYDTVQEVSAEERALLAKAPFNEENYKKAIDVAELKGEKGFTPSEHTGIRPSFDVCGIWGGYTGEGAKTVLPSKAFAKISSRLVPDQDHEKIAVLFKEHFESIAPKSVNVEVTSLHGGPAYVCPIDIPAYQAAEKAYTDTFGQRPVPVRSGGSIPIISTFEKVLGIKSVLMGFGLESDAIHSPNENYPLEQFYNGIKTIPLFYKYFAEMSK; encoded by the coding sequence ATGGAGTACATTAATAAGTATGTAGAGGAAAACAAAGACCGGTTTTTGGAGGAATTATTTGGATTGATCCGCATTCCATCGATCAGTTCGATTGCCGCCCACAAACCGGATATGTACAAAGCTGCCGAGTACTGGAAAAAAACATTGCTGGAAGCCGGTGCCGACAAAGCCGGTATTTTTGAGACTGCAGGAAATCCGGTTACTTATGGAGAAAAAATCATTGATCCTACCCTCCCAACTGTTTTGGTGTACGGACACATGGATGTTATGCCGGTTGATCCCATTGATTTGTGGGATACACCTCCTTTTGAGCCGGAAATTCGCGACGGAAAAATTTACGCCCGCGGTGCCGACGACGATAAAGGACAAAGTATGATGCACGCCAAAGCTTTCGAGCTGATGGTAAAAACAAATACCCTGCCCTGCAACGTAAAATTTATGATTGAAGGCGAAGAAGAAATAGGATCGCCAACACTGGGCCTTTGGTGCGAGCAAAACAAAGAAATGCTAAAAGCCGATATTATTCTGGTATCAGACACCTCATTGTTGGCAGCAGATATTCCATCAATTACTACCGGGTTACGCGGATTAGCGTACTGGCAGGTAGAAGTTACCGGCCCGAATCGCGATCTTCACTCAGGAATTTTTGGTGGTGCCGTTGCCAACCCAATAAATGTGCTTTGTTCAATGATCGATCAAATGGTTGACGAAAACGGAACGATTACCATTCCCGGATTTTATGATACGGTACAGGAAGTTTCTGCCGAAGAGCGAGCGTTGCTGGCCAAAGCACCGTTCAACGAGGAAAATTACAAGAAAGCCATTGACGTTGCAGAGCTAAAAGGTGAAAAAGGATTTACACCAAGCGAGCACACCGGTATTCGTCCGTCGTTTGATGTATGTGGTATTTGGGGCGGTTACACTGGCGAAGGAGCAAAAACCGTATTACCATCAAAAGCATTTGCAAAAATTTCATCGCGTTTGGTTCCCGATCAGGATCATGAAAAAATAGCCGTACTTTTTAAAGAGCACTTTGAAAGTATCGCGCCAAAATCAGTAAACGTTGAGGTCACTTCGTTACACGGTGGCCCGGCTTATGTTTGCCCAATTGATATTCCGGCCTACCAGGCTGCAGAGAAAGCCTATACCGATACTTTTGGCCAGCGTCCGGTTCCGGTTCGCTCGGGCGGAAGTATTCCAATTATCTCCACTTTCGAGAAGGTACTTGGAATTAAATCGGTATTAATGGGCTTCGGACTGGAATCAGATGCCATCCACTCACCCAACGAAAACTATCCGCTAGAGCAGTTTTATAACGGTATAAAAACCATTCCGTTGTTTTATAAGTATTTTGCGGAAATGAGTAAGTAA